Part of the Clostridium sporogenes genome, AAAAAAGCTGTAGGACCTGATAAATTGAATTTAATTGCTTCCATTTAAAATCGGCAAGTATACGCCTACTCTTATAATCCAATAAAGTAGGCTGTAATTGCCTTCTCTCCTCTCTGATTTAAATTATTAAAAACTATATCATTTCTTTACCAGTTAGAATATTTCTTCTTTCTACTTTTATATCAGTATTTGGGATAACTATATCTGATAAGTATTTATTGTAATATACTTCTACTTTTTCTACTTCTTCTTTAATTTCTTCTAATAATTCAGTAAAAATATTAGTAAGATCAAATATGTTAATTGAATCAAAATCATATTTTAAGTAAGAAGATAAATTAGGTAAGTATGCTTTTGATGAATCCTTTAATTCTATAAATAATGCAAAGTTGTTTTCACAGCCAGCTTTTGAGCAAGTATTTAAAGATGTTACCCCTACCCTAGCTGCTTCTTTAAATTTAATGTATGCATCTTCTGTATATCCATTAAAGTTAGGCACTAATCCTACATATTCATCATAATTTTCTGGATTGATAGAAAACGGATAGATGAATTCTGCTCTATCTAAAATATGTTGTTCAGCAGTAGTAGTTCTTCCCTTTTCTGAGCCATCATCTTTATCTTTAGGGTTTCTATAAGGTGTTAGAAGAGATAATTTTTCTGCCTTAGCATACTCATATACATTTTTGCCTTGTTGTATTTGAACAGCTCCATTGATACTAAAGTTTAATTTAGATATAGCAAATGTAGCACCAAAATTTAAGACATCTAAACAAGAAAATAAATTAGATAAAACATCTATAGGTTTTGTTGTTTTTTTGTCTATTGTAGTATTGAATAAATACTCATATTTTTCTTGTAATGTCATTGGATTTAAATTATCATTCAAATTTGAGAAAGCCAATACTTTTTCTTTATCTAATGTCCAATATTTTCTGCATGCATATTTGAAAGTTTTATCAGTGGCTATAAATTCACCTGTAGCACTTGTTCTTGGGTGACTAGAAAAATCCGCATTATAATTACTCCTTACTGCTGTTACACCTAATAAGCCATATACTTTTTTATTCATAGTTAATATCCCCTTTCAACTTAGATAATAGTTGTGCAATCGTTATATTTTACTGTTTCTTTTTTTCATAAATAATGCTTTTTTGATAAAGCCCACCTAGTAAATAATCTATATAGTCCTTTGTATC contains:
- a CDS encoding type I CRISPR-associated protein Cas7, with product MNKKVYGLLGVTAVRSNYNADFSSHPRTSATGEFIATDKTFKYACRKYWTLDKEKVLAFSNLNDNLNPMTLQEKYEYLFNTTIDKKTTKPIDVLSNLFSCLDVLNFGATFAISKLNFSINGAVQIQQGKNVYEYAKAEKLSLLTPYRNPKDKDDGSEKGRTTTAEQHILDRAEFIYPFSINPENYDEYVGLVPNFNGYTEDAYIKFKEAARVGVTSLNTCSKAGCENNFALFIELKDSSKAYLPNLSSYLKYDFDSINIFDLTNIFTELLEEIKEEVEKVEVYYNKYLSDIVIPNTDIKVERRNILTGKEMI